The following coding sequences are from one Lycium ferocissimum isolate CSIRO_LF1 chromosome 3, AGI_CSIRO_Lferr_CH_V1, whole genome shotgun sequence window:
- the LOC132051146 gene encoding protein SOSEKI 3-like isoform X1, with translation MEERMKKYRQLSPERAKVWTEKSPKYHQQQQPNDGKVPVVYYLCRNRQLEHPHFMEVPISSSDGLYLRDLIKRFNVLRGKGMASSYSWSCKRSYKNRFVWHDLCEDDLILPVHGNEYVLKGSEICEESNSGRSSPAKNDRLSNPKELPESPASRSQDDPSPPSSTNERCANNSCDGENPSSSDISPVSFSGKCSSCRESMINKTDGLADASTKTWENTSSTNTPHDTFKRGVSTNYCPSSGVENNEIRVESAAHPPSSSGRTDSLISLIRSDVSKLSSFRTRHENGECSIPSAKLKPHNMLMQLISCGSSISVKDHRFSLIEHKYKPSLSLGKLDCLTRNLRLEEEEYFCASWTECTAKRTNKQLAGDSVRNQEGPSSRCSKSIQHSTNASLNNGAKK, from the exons ATGGAAGAGCGTATGAAGAAGTATAGACAGTTGAGTCCAGAGAGAGCCAAAGTGTGGACCGAGAAatcaccaaaatatcatcaacagcAACAACCAAATGATGGAAAAGTGCCAGTGGTATACTATCTTTGCAGAAATAGACAACTTGAGCATCCTCATTTCATGGAAGTACCCATATCTTCCTCGGATGGCCTATACTTGAGAG ATTTAATCAAGAGATTTAACGTTCTGAGAGGCAAGGGAATGGCTTCGTCGTACTCTTGGTCCTGCAAGAG AAGCTACAAGAATAGATTTGTGTGGCATGATCTTTGTGAAGATGACCTAATTCTTCCTGTTCATGGTAATGAATATGTTCTAAAAGGCTCAGAGATTTGTGAAGAATCCAATTCAG GTCGCTCCAGTCCCGCGAAAAATGATAGATTGTCAAATCCAAAAGAATTACCGGAATCTCCAGCTTCTAGAAGCCAAGATGATCCCTCTCCTCCATCTAGCACGAATGAAAGATGTGCAAATAATTCTTGTGATGGTGAAAATCCAAGTTCTTCGGATATTTCCCCAGTGTCCTTTTCTGGTAAATGTTCTTCATGTAGAGAAAGCATGATCAATAAGACTGATGGCCTGGCTGATGCCTCCACTAAGACTTGGGAAAATACAAGCAGTACTAATACGCCTCATGATACTTTTAAAAGAGGTGTTTCAACAAATTATTGTCCTTCATCAGGGgttgaaaataatgaaatacgCGTGGAGTCAGCTGCACATCCACCATCATCTAGTGGTAGAACAGATAGCTTGATATCTCTCATCAGATCAGATGTTAGCAAGCTCAGCAGCTTTAGGACTAGACATGAAAACGGGGAGTGTAGCATTCCATCAGCAAAGCTAAAGCCGCATAATATGCTAATGCAACTAATTTCTTGTGGATCATCAATTTCAGTAAAGGATCATAGATTTAGCCTTATAGAACATAAGTACAAGCCAAGTTTAAGTTTAGGAAAGCTTGATTGCCTGACAAGGAATCTGAGGCTGGAAGAGGAGGAATATTTCTGTGCAAGCTGGACAGAGTGTACTGCTAAGAG GACAAATAAGCAGCTTGCTGGAGATTCGGTTAGAAATCAAGAGGGGCCAAGCTCCAGATGCTCAAAGTCCATTCAACATTCCACCAATGCTTCCCTGAATAATGGTGCCAAAAAATGA
- the LOC132051146 gene encoding protein SOSEKI 3-like isoform X2, whose product MMKMFMESKSQNLITSVIYMSSCNLEDLIKRFNVLRGKGMASSYSWSCKRSYKNRFVWHDLCEDDLILPVHGNEYVLKGSEICEESNSGRSSPAKNDRLSNPKELPESPASRSQDDPSPPSSTNERCANNSCDGENPSSSDISPVSFSGKCSSCRESMINKTDGLADASTKTWENTSSTNTPHDTFKRGVSTNYCPSSGVENNEIRVESAAHPPSSSGRTDSLISLIRSDVSKLSSFRTRHENGECSIPSAKLKPHNMLMQLISCGSSISVKDHRFSLIEHKYKPSLSLGKLDCLTRNLRLEEEEYFCASWTECTAKRTNKQLAGDSVRNQEGPSSRCSKSIQHSTNASLNNGAKK is encoded by the exons atgatgAAAATGTTTATGGAAAGTAAGTCACAAAATCTGATTACTTCTGTAATTTATATGTCTTCTTGCAATCTTGAAGATTTAATCAAGAGATTTAACGTTCTGAGAGGCAAGGGAATGGCTTCGTCGTACTCTTGGTCCTGCAAGAG AAGCTACAAGAATAGATTTGTGTGGCATGATCTTTGTGAAGATGACCTAATTCTTCCTGTTCATGGTAATGAATATGTTCTAAAAGGCTCAGAGATTTGTGAAGAATCCAATTCAG GTCGCTCCAGTCCCGCGAAAAATGATAGATTGTCAAATCCAAAAGAATTACCGGAATCTCCAGCTTCTAGAAGCCAAGATGATCCCTCTCCTCCATCTAGCACGAATGAAAGATGTGCAAATAATTCTTGTGATGGTGAAAATCCAAGTTCTTCGGATATTTCCCCAGTGTCCTTTTCTGGTAAATGTTCTTCATGTAGAGAAAGCATGATCAATAAGACTGATGGCCTGGCTGATGCCTCCACTAAGACTTGGGAAAATACAAGCAGTACTAATACGCCTCATGATACTTTTAAAAGAGGTGTTTCAACAAATTATTGTCCTTCATCAGGGgttgaaaataatgaaatacgCGTGGAGTCAGCTGCACATCCACCATCATCTAGTGGTAGAACAGATAGCTTGATATCTCTCATCAGATCAGATGTTAGCAAGCTCAGCAGCTTTAGGACTAGACATGAAAACGGGGAGTGTAGCATTCCATCAGCAAAGCTAAAGCCGCATAATATGCTAATGCAACTAATTTCTTGTGGATCATCAATTTCAGTAAAGGATCATAGATTTAGCCTTATAGAACATAAGTACAAGCCAAGTTTAAGTTTAGGAAAGCTTGATTGCCTGACAAGGAATCTGAGGCTGGAAGAGGAGGAATATTTCTGTGCAAGCTGGACAGAGTGTACTGCTAAGAG GACAAATAAGCAGCTTGCTGGAGATTCGGTTAGAAATCAAGAGGGGCCAAGCTCCAGATGCTCAAAGTCCATTCAACATTCCACCAATGCTTCCCTGAATAATGGTGCCAAAAAATGA